The DNA segment GTAGGAAGCGCCTCGATCTTGTATTTATTAGCAATACTCGGATACTTCTCAGTATCAATCTTCACCACCTGGATCTTGTCTTTCAATGTTTCACTCACTTCACTGAGAATCGGAACCATGAACTGACAGGGACCACACCTGCCACAATAAACAGGCTACATTGCATCCCAAACCACAACTAACACTAGTCAGAGAAAACAAAACTCACCAGGTCGCGTAGAAGTCGACAAGAACAGGCTTGTCAGAGTTCACAAGGAGATCATCAAACGAGTTGTACGTCTGCTTCTTTGCTTCAATCTGTATAGTAATTACACGACATAATGAGCTCAAAGCTAAACCGAGAAGTAGATAAAGGAATCAACTTTAAGCACATCCAAAGCCTTATAGACTAACCCTTAACACGTATTCTTCAATAAACTAGTTCATGTAGTAAATTTAAGTACAGTTTCCACTAAGATCATCATACAGACAGAACCTAAACTGTTTTAACACGACATTGGTTCGTCAATTAGCTCGAAACTAAACCGAGAAGTACATAAAGGAATCAACTTTAAGGCCATTCACATCCTTATAGACTAACCCTTAACACGTACTTTCAATAAACTAGttcatgtaataaaattaagtttagtTTTCAGACAGAACCTAAACTGTTTTAAACAAGGTTAAGAAACACAAGAAGGTAGTTTACAGGGCGAGGAGTGGATCGAGTTGATGAAGATAGCGAGGAAAGGTTTAAGTCTCCGGTTCGAATCCGGCGAAGTGGGAACTGGAATTTGACGGCGGAGATAGAGCGCGGAGTGAAAGCGGAAACAGTAGACGAGCCTTTCCTATTCAGAGATAGGATTGTAGATGGTGAGAGAGAAGTAGCCGCCATTGAAACGATCTCGAGAAGGTATGAAATGCTATTTGGGTTTTGTCCAAAGAATGTGTGAAGGAAAGTCACAGAAGGTAGTAGAAAGAGTTGGTGATCCACTACGGTCGAGTGCACGGtgtatttattgtattttattatttgttttgggCCTGATGGCCCACATAAATACAAACACGCATAGAACATCTTCTCTCAACCCAAACCCAATTAAATAATTCATATACGGTAACTTGCTCGTCAGTCATCACATGCATGTAACATACACATACtgtaaaaatctctataaatttgttttcatcAACTATTTtgctaataattattttttatttaacattcaggattattagtttaaaaaaaagatatagaCTAAAGTCTTGgaaaattctctcaaataaccatttttaagtttttgtcacaaaaataacccaaaaaaaaagatcaaaatagctattttttattttgaaatttttaatatttaatttttatttttaaaattttgaaattttattttcaaaatctcatcccttaactctaaaccctaagtctaggttagtaaaaatgtatttttaccctttaataaaacttattttggtaattttttttattgaaagctatttttgtgacaaaaacttaaaaatggttATCCTATagaatttcttttattttattttgtggtaTGAACACAAACCTGAAGGACTTGGCTTCTCTTACAACCACAATGCAATGTATGGTCTTCGCTTATCGTGGAAGTGTTCTTAACAACAATGCAATGTAAGGGTATATGCATTGGTCATTGTTTTAGTTTCCTGAAGAAGAAGTAACGAATATATTCTTGTGTGGGGGCTCTTCAAAGATACTTATGTAATAACCTAATTAAAAAACAGATGCTGCTAAAGAAGAAGCAGCACAGGTTAAGAAAATGGAGCTCGAATTAGGTCTGAAGATCACTAGGGCAAGAGACAACGATGTCTCTTCCTCTACAGATTTCAAGGTTTCCAGAGATTCTTTTGGTCAGCTCTGGCATTCTAGAGAAACCGATTCTGTATTCATCCTCACTCTTCACCTAAAAGGTTTCCTCATCATATAAATCTATATTGAAAGTTTCATGCACATTTTTTTGAGAGAGATTAAAACTGAAAACTGAATGCAGGATTCAAGAAGGAAGGTATTGACACTGAGATCAACAAAGAAGGGGATATGCTTACTATAAGAGGAAGGAAACAAGTTGAAGAAATGGTTTTGGTCAAGTGGGTGAAGTGGAGAAAGGAACGTGAGATTAAGGAGTTCAAGAAAGTGTTTCGGATTCCAGATATAGTCAATCTTGACAAGATCAAAGCTAGGTTTGATGAAGAAGACGGGACTTTGACAGTTACATTTCCCAAGAAAGTTAAGGGAATAACCGGTTTGAAGATTGAGGAAGTGGAAGAAGCAgagaaaacagaggaaaaaacagaggaaaaaacagaggaaaaaacAGAGCTAGAAGAAGAAATCAAAGAGGAGAAAGAACCTGAGGAAGAAGCAGAAGAGCCAAAgatggaagaggaagaagaagagatagtGCAGGAACAAGAAACAAGGGATCATGAGGAAGATAGAGAAGAAACCGAAGAGAAAGATAGTAAAccaaaaaggaagaaaagaaagaagttgTGTTTTCCATGTGTTGCAGGATCTACTCTGCTTATGTCAATCATTGTTTTCATTATTCAATTGATTCAATCCAAAAGAAAATGAGACTACTCCTTAGGGGtctttaggtttagggttcttCTTGTTTTTTAGGTGAAGAGAAGCGTGAGGAACAAGGAAGATCAACATTGTTTATGTCACTTATATAGATGTTACAAGTTCTTACCAAAACACATGCAATAtcatctttttcatttattcaaaaattcaaTTGAAATGTGAACTCAAGatccataaaaattttattacCATGAGACATTACAGCCTCTATTTAGAACACAAGAGAGGAAGCAGCTTAACAACCTTTAAGCCTATTTAGAGAACTCAATGACCCATAAATGATATGCAGGGCACACAAATTTGCAACTTGCAAAACCTGAATTAGCAGCCATAGCTTCATATTCAGCTTTTGTTCTCTCTTTTCCTCCAGAGAGTTGTGTGAGCATCAACAAATCCATATCAAATGCAATGTTGGCCTGCACATCTTTACTCTCTGCCTCATCTGGAATAACTAGCTCCATGATTATCACTTTCCCATTCTCCGGTAATGCCTTCCAGCAGTTCTTGAGAATCTTTGCACAGTCTTCATCATTCCAATCATGAAGCATACGCTGTAAAATATATGAAGTTAGTAAATACAAAGAATAAAACACCTGAGAAGTATTAACATATTAGACAAGAGTAACATATGAAgtaagaataaagaaaaaaaaacacctgAGAAGTATTAACATATTAGACAAGAGTAATATATGAAGTaagtataaataataaaacaccTTAAGAAGTATTAGCACACTAGACAGGATTAACATATGAAGTAAGTATAAAGGATAAAAAAACTTGAGAAGTATTAACATATTAGATAAGAGTAAGTGTTTGTGGCTGTGTCTTACTTTCAAGATGATAGCATCTCCTCTTGGGATTTCTACAAACATATCTCCAGCCACATGCTCCACATTAGGATAAGAAGGTGCTTGTGCCAAAGCACAAGTTAGATCAAAATTAATACCCTTAATGTTTGGATACTTTGAAGTAACGAAACCTAGTGTGTTTCCAACTCCTCCTCCTACATCAACCAACACATTGATTCCTTCGAAGCCTTTATAAACTTCAAGAAACTTCTGCATAACTCCAACGCTGAATCCAGTCCGGTTAAAAAGTTTGCTTAGTCTTTCATCTGTGCCCATGTAGTCAAAGAGCTTCAACCCACCATTGGCACGAGCAAATGCATCTCCTCCTTCTAGCACCACATCTTTCAACTGTGCCCTGTAAAAGAATAAAccatttttgtaaattatacTCCCTATGTTTTCATAACGtaaattattttacatgtaATAAAGTTATATTacactttaaatttttaatttaagatatagactagatatattttaataaataaaaaacagcaTAATTTGGTTGGTCatacaatatccaataaataaaaaactgcatgaaatgtgaaaataacttatatttagaaaaaaaaaccttcaaCAACTTATAGTATGAAATAAAGAGAATATACAGAAACTGTAAATAAATCAAGAAAGTAATTATTACCATGT comes from the Brassica napus cultivar Da-Ae chromosome A7, Da-Ae, whole genome shotgun sequence genome and includes:
- the LOC106421646 gene encoding indole glucosinolate O-methyltransferase 5; this encodes MGHLLDPKSMNEINGDDETELGLRAVRLANYITFPMVFKAAIELGVIDALYLAARDDVNGSGSFLKPSEIATRLPTPPSNPEAPVLLDRMLRLLASYSMVKCQIVDGERVYKAEPICKYFLRYNIEEMGTLASQFILELDSVFLNTWAQLKDVVLEGGDAFARANGGLKLFDYMGTDERLSKLFNRTGFSVGVMQKFLEVYKGFEGINVLVDVGGGVGNTLGFVTSKYPNIKGINFDLTCALAQAPSYPNVEHVAGDMFVEIPRGDAIILKRMLHDWNDEDCAKILKNCWKALPENGKVIIMELVIPDEAESKDVQANIAFDMDLLMLTQLSGGKERTKAEYEAMAANSGFASCKFVCPAYHLWVIEFSK
- the LOC106354649 gene encoding glutamic acid-rich protein-like; this translates as MELELGLKITRARDNDVSSSTDFKVSRDSFGQLWHSRETDSVFILTLHLKGFKKEGIDTEINKEGDMLTIRGRKQVEEMVLVKWVKWRKEREIKEFKKVFRIPDIVNLDKIKARFDEEDGTLTVTFPKKVKGITGLKIEEVEEAEKTEEKTEEKTEEKTELEEEIKEEKEPEEEAEEPKMEEEEEEIVQEQETRDHEEDREETEEKDSKPKRKKRKKLCFPCVAGSTLLMSIIVFIIQLIQSKRK
- the LOC106354653 gene encoding thioredoxin Y1, chloroplastic-like, whose translation is MAATSLSPSTILSLNRKGSSTVSAFTPRSISAVKFQFPLRRIRTGDLNLSSLSSSTRSTPRPIEAKKQTYNSFDDLLVNSDKPVLVDFYATWCGPCQFMVPILSEVSETLKDKIQVVKIDTEKYPSIANKYKIEALPTLILFKDGEPCDRFEGALAANQLVQWIEDSLEVKT